The Deltaproteobacteria bacterium genomic interval TCCACACTCGTTGCAATGGGGTTTGTCGCTAAAAAAGGCGCCTACCACGTAATCGAGCTCGATGCCTCGGTAACGCTCGAACTCAGGTTCAAGGACTCGGGCGCGATACTTACCCTCGCCTTCGACGACGTGCCTGCGGAAGAAATACCACGGGTAGCGGCGCCGGTAAAAGGCAGCCTTGCCGGCACCCTCTCGCTTCACTCCATACCCAAAGGCGAGCACATGTTCCTTTTTATCCTTGCTGCCTCGCTTACGGTAAACATCGTCTTTGCCCTGTATATAAACTCGGTCGAGGTCATAAGGCGCTCGGCAATGGATGAGCTGGCAACGCTTCCGCCGCGTTTTGCAAAGCTAATACTTGCTCCCAAGGCCGCGCCCAAACCGGCCGAGGCCCCAAAGCCCGCGCCCGAGGAGGCAAAGCCGGAGGAAGAAACAAAAAAGCCCGAAGAAAAGGCAAAAAGGACCAAGGACGACAGGCCGATGACGGCTGAAAGAAAGAAGGTAATAGACCGGGTAAAGACCAAGGGCGCGCTCGGCGTCATAGGCTCCATGGAGGGCGGCGTATTTTCGAATACCTCCACAGCAGAGACATACAAAAACCTGGATTCGATACTTGCGTCGGCGCGCCCCATGGATTCAAGCGGCAACCCTGCCTCGGACTTCAACACTGCGACAACGCGCGAAACAGAAGAAGTGGCCGGAAGCCTGAGACAAAAAGGCAAAAGCTCGGAAGACCTTATCGAGGAAAAAAAGAAGTCCTCAAAGGCCGTATCCGCCTCAAGCCCCGGCCCGGGACAAAAAACCTCGGCACAGCCGCGCTCAAAGGACGAGGTCTATGCGGCAATCCGCTCATACACCGGGGGGCTCAAATACCTCTACAACAACGAACTTAAGAAAACCCCCTCGCTACGCGGCCTTGTCACCGTACGTTTCACCATATCGGCGGATGGCAAGGTAACAAGCGCAAAGATAGTCAAATCCACCATAAACCATACGGGGCTCGAAACGAGCATCGTGGAAAGAATAAAGCTCTGGAGATTTAGAAACATATCCCCTGCGCAGGATTACACCGACGAATACACGTTTGATTTCTCTCCCATCGGATAATACCTTTTAAAACCTTGACTTAGGGCCAAAAAAGAACTATTATCATTCTATGAAAATCCGTAAAGCCGTGTTTCCGGCTGCAGGGCTCGGAACCCGCTTTCTGCCGGCGACCAAGGCCATACCCAAAGAGATGCTGCCTCTTGTGGATAAGCCCCTTATCCAGTACTCTGTCGAGGAGGCGGTGGATTCCGGTCTAGACGATATAATAATCGTCACCGGCATGGGTAAAAGCGCCATCGAAGACCACTTCGATAAGTCCTTTGAACTCGAATACTTCCTTAAAAAGAAAAACAAGCTCGACAACCTTAAATCCCTCGAAAAGATATCCCAGAACATATATTATTCCTACACGCGCCAGAAAGAACCGCTTGGGCTCGGGCACGCGATACTATGTGCAAAGCGCCTTGTCGGGGACGAACCGTTTGCCGCGTTTCTTAGCGACGACGTTATAATAT includes:
- a CDS encoding TonB family protein — translated: MQKDLYIKIRLAGKTPSSHRASASLTLGKDAANDITVESSALPASYKPLRPCSKGSYEFLMAPGMDGTLRKNGHEAELSTLVAMGFVAKKGAYHVIELDASVTLELRFKDSGAILTLAFDDVPAEEIPRVAAPVKGSLAGTLSLHSIPKGEHMFLFILAASLTVNIVFALYINSVEVIRRSAMDELATLPPRFAKLILAPKAAPKPAEAPKPAPEEAKPEEETKKPEEKAKRTKDDRPMTAERKKVIDRVKTKGALGVIGSMEGGVFSNTSTAETYKNLDSILASARPMDSSGNPASDFNTATTRETEEVAGSLRQKGKSSEDLIEEKKKSSKAVSASSPGPGQKTSAQPRSKDEVYAAIRSYTGGLKYLYNNELKKTPSLRGLVTVRFTISADGKVTSAKIVKSTINHTGLETSIVERIKLWRFRNISPAQDYTDEYTFDFSPIG